From Solidesulfovibrio carbinoliphilus subsp. oakridgensis, the proteins below share one genomic window:
- a CDS encoding prolipoprotein diacylglyceryl transferase, which yields MGGFLAFLLSRATGMDAFALLQAGYLLLGLTGLAVVLGFTRRELAGNPDRGRYLLVFLASLPFGLAGARLIPIVQDAVAAGRLTPGIVLTGGLVFYGGALAILLAMRLCCRLLGLSPWPLLDAVCLYAPLGHAFGRLGCFFGGCCFGSETQCPLGVRFPAGSPVFLQERLAGLLPEGAVASLPVHPSQLYEAVGNVALFGILSLFSRRSGGLPPGRLATAYLLGYAVLRFCLEFWRGDALRGVYCGISASQYVALAVACGAATVLWRARRPAPGPLHSA from the coding sequence ATGGGCGGCTTCCTCGCCTTTCTCCTGTCCCGGGCCACCGGGATGGACGCCTTTGCCCTCCTGCAGGCAGGCTACCTCTTGCTGGGCCTCACCGGCTTGGCCGTGGTCCTGGGGTTCACCCGGCGGGAACTGGCCGGCAACCCCGACCGGGGCCGCTATCTGCTCGTCTTTCTGGCCAGCCTGCCTTTCGGCCTGGCCGGGGCGAGGCTCATCCCCATCGTCCAGGACGCCGTGGCCGCCGGCCGGCTGACGCCCGGCATCGTCCTCACCGGCGGTCTGGTCTTTTACGGCGGGGCCTTGGCCATCCTGTTGGCCATGCGCCTTTGCTGCCGGCTCCTTGGCCTGTCTCCCTGGCCGCTTCTGGACGCGGTCTGCCTGTATGCGCCGCTCGGCCACGCCTTTGGCCGGCTGGGCTGCTTTTTCGGCGGCTGTTGCTTCGGGAGCGAGACGCAATGTCCCCTTGGCGTGCGCTTCCCGGCCGGCTCGCCGGTCTTTTTGCAGGAGCGGCTGGCCGGGCTTTTGCCGGAAGGCGCCGTGGCCTCCCTGCCGGTGCACCCGTCGCAACTCTACGAGGCCGTTGGCAACGTGGCCCTCTTCGGCATCCTGTCCCTGTTCTCCAGGCGGTCCGGCGGCCTGCCGCCCGGGCGCCTGGCCACGGCCTATCTCCTCGGCTACGCCGTCTTGCGCTTCTGTCTGGAATTCTGGCGCGGCGACGCACTGCGCGGCGTCTACTGCGGCATTTCCGCGTCCCAGTATGTGGCATTGGCCGTAGCGTGCGGCGCGGCCACGGTCCTGTGGCGGGCCAGGCGTCCGGCGCCTGGCCCGCTTCATTCGGCCTGA
- a CDS encoding SH3 domain-containing protein → MNRIPLRLRILPFVLVLFVAFGCAKPPPSVPLAPTAKPVGKGEVEDLRVLPQDLAAYLRPDTADRPLIPKEQVGIRMEGFLAEWTKPWKMTRPGYGRKAVEDIFRRFEKSPGYGAGNRPNSPGFAATLHAGANLGTYPNMVRQAVTVKNTNLRGMPTQSPRFSDPSLPGEGYPFDYLQHTALPPATPILVTHASRDGSWLLAESALTFGWLPASDVAFVDGSVTREFMAGKLAAVVKDQTPVPEAGLAADVGAVFPLAGPADGSGVAVLVPVRGASGLAELRRVRLPAGSAAPMPMAMTPRNVAAVGNQFMGKTYGWGGLDGKRDCSALTHDLFVPFGLYLPRNSASQAAYGGSIPLGDMAGEQKEATIIEQGVPFATLVWMQGHILVYVGQYKGRPVVYHDIWGLRTFGENGRDGRLVLGRAVVTTLRAGEEVPAVGPSHILLNRVRTMSILTRPY, encoded by the coding sequence ATGAATCGGATTCCCCTGCGTCTGCGAATACTTCCTTTTGTCCTGGTCCTCTTCGTGGCCTTCGGCTGCGCCAAGCCGCCGCCGTCCGTCCCCCTGGCCCCGACGGCCAAGCCCGTGGGCAAGGGCGAGGTCGAGGACCTGCGCGTCCTGCCCCAGGACCTTGCCGCCTACCTGCGGCCGGACACGGCCGACCGGCCGCTCATTCCCAAGGAGCAGGTCGGCATCCGCATGGAAGGCTTCCTGGCCGAGTGGACCAAGCCCTGGAAGATGACCAGGCCCGGCTACGGCCGCAAGGCCGTCGAAGACATCTTCCGGCGCTTTGAGAAATCCCCGGGGTATGGGGCCGGCAACCGGCCCAACAGTCCGGGATTCGCGGCAACCCTCCACGCCGGCGCCAATCTGGGCACCTATCCGAACATGGTGCGCCAAGCCGTGACCGTCAAAAACACCAATCTTCGCGGCATGCCGACCCAAAGCCCCCGGTTCTCCGACCCGAGCCTGCCCGGCGAAGGCTATCCCTTCGACTACCTGCAGCACACGGCCCTGCCGCCGGCCACCCCCATTCTGGTCACCCACGCCAGCCGCGACGGCTCCTGGCTCCTGGCCGAATCGGCGCTCACCTTCGGCTGGCTGCCGGCCTCGGACGTGGCCTTTGTCGACGGGTCCGTGACCCGGGAATTCATGGCCGGCAAGCTGGCCGCCGTGGTCAAGGACCAGACCCCCGTCCCCGAAGCGGGCCTGGCCGCGGATGTCGGCGCGGTCTTCCCCCTGGCCGGGCCGGCGGACGGCTCGGGCGTCGCCGTGCTCGTGCCCGTGCGCGGGGCCTCGGGCCTGGCCGAACTGCGGCGGGTGCGCCTCCCGGCCGGGTCGGCCGCGCCCATGCCCATGGCCATGACCCCGCGAAACGTGGCCGCCGTCGGCAACCAGTTCATGGGCAAGACCTACGGTTGGGGGGGCCTTGACGGCAAACGCGACTGCTCGGCCCTGACCCACGACCTCTTCGTGCCCTTCGGCCTCTACCTGCCGCGCAATTCCGCCAGCCAGGCCGCCTACGGCGGCTCCATCCCCCTTGGCGACATGGCCGGCGAGCAGAAGGAAGCCACCATCATCGAACAGGGCGTGCCCTTTGCCACCCTCGTCTGGATGCAGGGCCACATCCTGGTCTACGTCGGCCAGTACAAGGGGCGGCCCGTGGTCTACCACGACATCTGGGGGCTGCGGACCTTCGGGGAGAACGGCCGCGACGGCCGGTTGGTGCTCGGCCGGGCCGTGGTGACCACGCTTAGGGCCGGCGAGGAAGTGCCGGCGGTCGGGCCGAGCCACATACTCCTGAACCGCGTGCGGACCATGTCGATCCTCACCAGGCCCTACTAA
- a CDS encoding M48 family metallopeptidase, whose product MQRKTVLDTAETARILGERLPPALPVSVRVSPRAKGIVLRMLPGQGLEVVTPAGVPVQFLAQAVEARRGWIARMFERLAAEGGVPGEAPALPRPERLVLTAFGRQWRLSYLLKDRPGCALAPRGPGELVVSGAVGDPAAVAAALAGFCRDKAGELLRPALAAASRETGLAYTAVTIRAQRTRWGSCTARGRVSLNYTIAFLPWELCRLVLIHELCHTVELNHSPRFWAVLERHIPGCRELDARLNAARHYLPLWLAGTAATADPP is encoded by the coding sequence ATGCAGCGAAAGACGGTTCTCGACACCGCGGAGACGGCCCGGATTCTCGGCGAGCGGCTGCCGCCGGCCCTGCCGGTCTCGGTGCGCGTGAGCCCCCGGGCCAAGGGCATCGTGCTGCGCATGTTGCCGGGCCAGGGCCTCGAGGTGGTGACTCCGGCCGGGGTGCCGGTCCAGTTCCTGGCCCAGGCCGTGGAGGCCCGGCGGGGCTGGATCGCGCGGATGTTCGAGCGCCTGGCCGCCGAGGGCGGCGTGCCCGGGGAGGCGCCGGCCCTGCCGCGTCCCGAGCGCCTGGTGCTGACGGCCTTTGGCCGGCAGTGGCGGCTTTCCTACCTGCTAAAGGACCGGCCCGGGTGCGCGCTTGCCCCACGCGGCCCGGGGGAGCTGGTGGTTTCCGGGGCGGTCGGCGATCCCGCGGCGGTCGCGGCCGCGCTGGCGGGATTTTGCCGGGACAAGGCCGGGGAGCTTTTGCGGCCGGCCCTGGCCGCGGCCAGCCGGGAGACGGGGCTCGCCTACACGGCCGTCACCATCCGGGCCCAGCGCACCCGCTGGGGCAGCTGCACGGCCCGGGGCCGGGTCAGCCTCAACTACACCATCGCCTTTTTGCCGTGGGAGCTGTGCCGGCTGGTCCTTATCCACGAGCTGTGCCACACCGTCGAACTCAACCACTCCCCCCGCTTCTGGGCGGTGCTCGAACGCCACATCCCGGGCTGCCGGGAACTGGACGCGCGGCTCAATGCCGCCCGGCACTACCTGCCCCTGTGGCTGGCCGGCACGGCGGCTACGGCCGATCCACCGTGA
- the rnr gene encoding ribonuclease R has translation MAARRRRGKSPKGQGAGLDAAAVLRIFRDSGKPLSEKEILRELGAQANVQAVHRLLDNLQEAGKLIRVQSGYGLVESMRLVTGILEISRSGVGYVLPEDKRRKDIFIHPKDIGDAWHGDKVVAAVTRERKDKNHEGRVARIIERGVKTLPCRIIKRMAKDLFLCQPTDSRHGMSFMVDYLPPTPNDPEPNNDDIMNVGIGEKLDYKVYSGKGLELLGAQGDVSVQERLVKLNHSIPGPFPPTALREAETLPDVPGEADFAGRKDLRKLDFVTIDGAKARDFDDAVYVKKRGRGYTLWVAIADVSHYVPEGGALDEEALERGNSYYFPQSVEPMLPERISNGLCSLNPDVPRLAMVAEIDFTPKGLPGRTDFYAAVIESKARLTYSQVNRALMLGDEAERAGMAKVLPMLETAEKLARAINEVRTARGNLDFDLPEPEILFNFQGETQDIRRKVRHFGHQIVEEFMIAANEAVARFLTEKNAPVLYRVHPEPDPAKLEALFKLLATTDLALKLPPTPGASDLAGVLRDASGSDLDFLVSRLAIRTMMQASYSPKLDPHFGLASTCYCHFTSPIRRYADLVVHRSLKSVFAGKAPSEKGLARLAKVAEHISRRERVAMEAEREILKRVTVHFLSDKVGRQFTGVIGSIADFGFWVELKEVMAEGMVRLSSLSDDYYTYFPERHELVGERTGRRFRLGQPVEVELTNVDMGRLSVDLGLLEGGESPAAAPAPRRKGSRRRRK, from the coding sequence ATGGCAGCAAGAAGAAGACGGGGAAAATCCCCCAAAGGACAGGGCGCCGGGCTCGATGCGGCCGCCGTGCTGCGGATCTTCCGAGACAGCGGCAAGCCCCTGTCCGAAAAAGAAATACTGCGCGAACTTGGAGCGCAGGCCAATGTTCAGGCCGTCCACCGCCTGCTCGACAATCTGCAGGAGGCCGGCAAGCTCATCCGGGTCCAGAGCGGCTACGGCCTGGTCGAAAGCATGCGCCTGGTGACGGGCATTTTGGAAATAAGCCGCTCGGGCGTCGGCTATGTCCTGCCCGAGGACAAGCGGCGCAAGGATATTTTCATCCATCCCAAGGATATCGGCGACGCTTGGCACGGCGACAAGGTCGTGGCCGCCGTGACCCGGGAGCGCAAGGACAAAAACCATGAAGGCCGGGTGGCCCGCATCATCGAACGCGGCGTAAAGACCCTGCCCTGCCGGATCATCAAGCGCATGGCCAAGGACCTGTTCCTGTGCCAGCCGACCGATTCCCGCCACGGCATGAGCTTCATGGTCGACTACCTGCCCCCGACGCCGAACGACCCCGAGCCGAACAACGACGACATCATGAACGTCGGCATCGGGGAAAAGCTCGACTACAAGGTCTATTCCGGCAAGGGCCTGGAACTGCTCGGGGCCCAGGGCGACGTGTCGGTCCAGGAACGGCTGGTCAAGCTCAACCACTCCATTCCCGGCCCCTTTCCGCCAACCGCCCTGCGCGAGGCCGAGACCCTGCCCGACGTGCCGGGCGAAGCCGATTTCGCCGGCCGCAAGGACCTCAGGAAGCTCGACTTCGTCACCATCGACGGGGCCAAGGCCCGGGACTTCGACGATGCCGTGTATGTCAAAAAACGCGGCCGGGGCTACACCCTGTGGGTGGCCATCGCCGACGTCTCCCACTACGTGCCCGAAGGCGGTGCCCTGGATGAGGAGGCCCTCGAGCGCGGCAACTCCTACTATTTCCCCCAGTCCGTCGAGCCGATGCTGCCGGAACGGATCTCCAACGGGCTTTGCAGCTTAAACCCCGATGTCCCCCGGCTGGCCATGGTGGCGGAAATCGATTTCACGCCCAAGGGCCTGCCCGGGCGCACGGACTTCTATGCGGCCGTGATCGAAAGCAAGGCCCGGCTGACCTATTCCCAGGTCAACAGGGCCCTCATGCTCGGCGACGAGGCCGAGCGCGCCGGCATGGCCAAGGTCCTGCCCATGCTGGAGACGGCCGAGAAGCTGGCCCGGGCCATAAACGAGGTGCGCACGGCCCGGGGCAATCTGGACTTCGACCTGCCCGAGCCGGAAATCCTTTTCAACTTCCAGGGCGAGACCCAGGACATCCGGCGCAAGGTCCGGCACTTCGGCCACCAGATCGTGGAGGAATTCATGATCGCGGCCAACGAGGCCGTGGCCCGGTTTCTGACCGAGAAAAACGCGCCCGTGCTCTACCGCGTCCACCCCGAACCCGATCCGGCCAAGCTCGAGGCGCTTTTCAAGCTCCTGGCCACCACCGACCTGGCCCTCAAACTGCCGCCGACCCCCGGCGCCTCCGACCTGGCCGGGGTCCTTCGCGACGCCTCGGGCTCGGACCTCGACTTCCTGGTCAGCCGGCTGGCCATCCGCACCATGATGCAGGCCTCCTACTCGCCCAAGCTCGACCCCCACTTCGGCCTGGCCTCGACCTGCTACTGCCACTTCACCTCGCCGATCAGGCGCTATGCCGACCTGGTGGTCCACCGGTCGCTCAAAAGCGTCTTCGCCGGCAAGGCCCCCTCGGAAAAGGGCCTGGCCCGGCTGGCCAAGGTGGCCGAGCACATCAGCCGCCGCGAACGGGTGGCCATGGAGGCCGAGCGCGAGATCCTCAAACGCGTGACCGTCCACTTCCTGTCCGACAAGGTGGGCCGGCAGTTCACCGGCGTCATCGGCTCCATCGCGGACTTCGGCTTCTGGGTGGAACTCAAGGAGGTCATGGCCGAAGGCATGGTCCGCCTGTCCTCGCTCTCCGACGACTACTACACCTACTTCCCGGAACGCCACGAACTGGTCGGCGAACGGACCGGCCGGCGGTTCCGCCTGGGCCAGCCCGTGGAAGTGGAGCTCACCAACGTGGACATGGGCCGGCTGTCCGTGGACCTCGGCCTTCTCGAGGGCGGTGAATCGCCGGCTGCCGCGCCGGCTCCCCGGCGCAAGGGATCGAGACGCCGCCGGAAATGA
- a CDS encoding substrate-binding domain-containing protein, which translates to MGRSKGRRGTWLPWAVLACLILAVGPVRAADGQGRPLVVTGTGDSEALLRHMAALFLRRHPDAAQTAIEVPDSVGTMGGLKAVLAGQAELARTARPLRDEEKAAGLAETVFAMAPIVFAVNLSVTGLDSLTADQALAVFSGRVRDWSELGGAPGPIYPVCRKTPETSRDKLDAAIPGFADLDCRDQAVAYSTPEAVRLVATYPGAIGYFTLPAMAGTPLRLLAFEGVAPTPDNLGRGAYPLSVPFALAYKPPLGPAAARFLAALGQADARALLAQFGCLPGDGRPAAP; encoded by the coding sequence ATGGGCAGGTCCAAAGGCCGGCGGGGGACGTGGCTGCCGTGGGCGGTGTTGGCCTGCCTGATCCTGGCGGTCGGCCCGGTCCGCGCGGCCGACGGCCAGGGCCGACCGCTGGTGGTCACGGGCACCGGCGACAGCGAGGCCCTCCTGCGCCACATGGCGGCGCTTTTTTTGCGGCGACACCCGGACGCGGCGCAGACGGCCATCGAGGTGCCCGACTCCGTCGGCACCATGGGCGGCCTCAAGGCCGTGCTCGCGGGCCAGGCCGAACTGGCCCGCACGGCCCGGCCCCTGCGCGACGAGGAAAAGGCGGCCGGGCTGGCGGAGACGGTCTTCGCCATGGCCCCGATCGTCTTCGCGGTCAACCTCTCGGTCACGGGCCTGGACAGCCTGACCGCCGATCAGGCCCTGGCCGTCTTCTCCGGCCGGGTCAGGGACTGGTCCGAACTCGGCGGCGCGCCCGGCCCGATCTATCCGGTCTGCCGCAAGACGCCCGAAACCAGCCGCGACAAGCTCGACGCCGCCATCCCGGGCTTCGCGGACCTGGACTGCCGGGACCAGGCCGTGGCCTACTCCACGCCCGAGGCCGTGCGCCTCGTGGCTACCTACCCCGGCGCCATCGGTTATTTCACCCTGCCCGCCATGGCCGGGACGCCGCTTCGGCTCCTGGCCTTCGAGGGCGTGGCCCCCACCCCCGACAACCTCGGCCGCGGGGCCTATCCCCTGTCCGTGCCCTTTGCCCTGGCCTACAAACCGCCGCTCGGACCGGCGGCGGCCCGGTTCCTGGCCGCCCTTGGCCAGGCCGACGCCCGCGCCCTCCTGGCGCAATTCGGCTGCCTGCCCGGCGACGGCAGACCGGCCGCCCCCTGA
- a CDS encoding ATP-binding protein: MYRSIKTQMFMGQLALVVLLTVALGGGVFHVAANILETKAREKIRLLAAGLAREAALVASHGEATLTLLTSSPQFEQFCQSHNPHLLQSLFDRYRAAFTSLAYVNPKGVREYAASGPGYTDRGLDLSRDRIVAEALAAPGRTVWGLRNSPRDGTPLLAMAQARRTPFGQDMGILLAALPLRAIAPGLLTLHLEEGGIAVLADAAGTLLFAESLRGLPDRAGQGTSLARALADQKETVLLEPFAGEASLLAVAPVGQYGLSTLVALPRRLAVDAEIGRLRQLVAAIAAAAAFLSTLAALWWTGGIARPLARLADAARAVSGGDLGVRARAAGPAEARDLALAFNAMTEGLAASRDELTQAKRSLENILATMNEAILAVDRQGRVTMLNRAGCAMLGYAPGEAAGRPAASFFPPGDPLCAFLDSAPVQDLLASGGMTGLEKTLLGKEGRTVPVLVSVALLRGPGARVEGVVCLAMDITEHKRADDLARARKAAEAASRAKTEFLAVLSHEMRTPLNIILGILDHLEGMALPPDTRAGLVQALAAGTALHDVIVAMLDYASLEAGRVILRRESFSPRQLAMDLAGRFAAQAKAKGVGLAAHVAPDMPTRLAGDPARLAQALGNLLANAVRFTEQGQAALFLSLVPAARVPGGPRRLLAVVTDTGPGVTDAKLEYVFEPFTQEDARSTRRFGGLGLGLAIARRLVGLMGGTICMDSRPGQGTDVYVSLPVDEDADGDATS, from the coding sequence ATGTACCGCTCGATCAAGACCCAGATGTTCATGGGCCAGCTCGCGCTGGTGGTCCTGCTGACGGTGGCCCTCGGCGGCGGCGTGTTCCACGTGGCCGCCAACATCCTGGAGACCAAGGCGCGGGAGAAAATCCGGCTGCTCGCGGCCGGGCTGGCCCGGGAGGCCGCCCTCGTCGCCAGCCACGGCGAAGCCACCCTGACCCTTCTGACCTCGAGCCCGCAGTTCGAACAGTTCTGCCAGAGCCATAATCCCCACCTGCTCCAGTCCCTGTTCGACCGCTACCGGGCGGCCTTCACCTCCCTGGCCTATGTCAACCCCAAGGGCGTGCGCGAATATGCCGCCTCGGGCCCCGGCTACACCGACCGGGGCCTCGACCTGTCCCGCGACCGGATCGTGGCCGAAGCCCTGGCCGCGCCCGGCCGCACGGTCTGGGGGCTGCGCAACTCCCCCCGGGACGGGACGCCGCTTCTGGCCATGGCCCAGGCCCGGCGCACGCCCTTTGGCCAAGACATGGGCATCCTGCTCGCCGCCCTGCCGCTGCGGGCCATTGCCCCGGGCCTGCTCACCCTGCATTTGGAAGAGGGCGGCATCGCGGTCCTGGCCGACGCGGCCGGCACCCTGCTTTTCGCCGAGAGCCTGCGCGGCCTGCCGGACCGGGCCGGCCAGGGCACGTCCCTGGCCAGGGCCCTGGCCGACCAGAAGGAAACCGTGCTGCTCGAACCCTTTGCCGGCGAGGCTTCGCTCCTCGCCGTGGCCCCGGTCGGCCAATACGGCCTCTCGACCCTGGTGGCCCTGCCCCGCCGGCTGGCCGTGGATGCCGAAATCGGCCGGCTGCGCCAGCTTGTGGCCGCCATCGCGGCCGCCGCGGCCTTCCTCTCCACCCTGGCCGCCCTGTGGTGGACCGGCGGCATCGCCCGGCCCCTGGCCCGGCTGGCCGATGCGGCCCGGGCCGTTTCCGGCGGCGACCTGGGCGTACGGGCCAGGGCCGCCGGCCCGGCCGAGGCCCGCGACCTGGCCCTGGCGTTTAACGCCATGACCGAGGGCCTGGCCGCCTCGCGCGACGAGCTGACCCAGGCCAAGCGGTCCCTCGAGAACATCCTGGCCACCATGAACGAGGCCATCCTGGCCGTGGACCGGCAAGGCCGGGTGACCATGCTGAACCGGGCCGGCTGCGCCATGCTCGGCTATGCCCCGGGCGAGGCGGCCGGCCGGCCGGCCGCCTCTTTCTTCCCGCCGGGCGACCCGCTGTGCGCCTTCCTCGACAGCGCCCCGGTCCAGGACCTGCTCGCCAGCGGCGGCATGACGGGCCTGGAAAAGACGCTCCTCGGCAAGGAGGGCCGCACGGTGCCGGTGCTCGTGTCCGTGGCCCTTCTTCGCGGCCCGGGGGCCCGGGTCGAGGGGGTGGTCTGCCTGGCCATGGACATCACCGAACACAAACGGGCCGACGACCTGGCCCGGGCCCGCAAGGCCGCCGAGGCCGCCAGCCGGGCCAAGACGGAATTTCTGGCCGTCCTTTCCCACGAGATGCGCACCCCGCTCAACATCATCCTCGGCATCCTCGACCACCTGGAAGGGATGGCGCTGCCGCCGGACACCCGGGCCGGCCTCGTCCAGGCCCTGGCCGCGGGCACGGCCCTCCACGACGTCATCGTGGCCATGCTCGACTACGCCAGCCTCGAGGCCGGCCGGGTGATCCTGCGGCGGGAGTCCTTTTCCCCGCGCCAGCTGGCCATGGACCTGGCCGGCCGTTTCGCGGCCCAGGCCAAGGCCAAGGGCGTGGGCCTGGCCGCCCACGTGGCCCCGGACATGCCGACCCGGCTGGCCGGCGATCCCGCCCGCCTGGCCCAGGCCCTCGGCAACCTGCTGGCCAATGCCGTGCGCTTCACGGAACAGGGCCAGGCGGCCCTGTTCCTGTCCCTGGTGCCGGCCGCCCGGGTCCCCGGCGGGCCAAGGCGCCTGCTCGCCGTGGTCACGGACACGGGCCCCGGCGTGACCGACGCCAAGCTCGAATACGTGTTCGAGCCCTTCACCCAGGAGGACGCCCGGTCCACCCGGCGCTTCGGGGGCCTTGGCCTGGGGCTCGCCATCGCCAGGCGGCTGGTTGGCCTCATGGGGGGCACGATCTGCATGGACAGCCGGCCGGGCCAGGGCACGGACGTCTATGTCAGCCTGCCGGTGGACGAGGACGCGGACGGGGACGCCACGTCCTGA
- a CDS encoding ABC transporter substrate-binding protein, with translation MKGHGNGWQWRSGIRSGRVAAALCLMIGLAALAGPAMAQKGTSLAFGALLPLTGPLAERGKTAKAALDMAQADINAYLAASGGGQAAFAVENTAGNPAQAVEKLKALAGRGIRVVIGPASDDEAEACLEFADKNNIVLVSPSSAGPFLSKKGDNLFRLSPSNTYQAEAVTSLMRQEGVTVILPLWNGDRYGDDLTVHVKARFKQLGGESLPGARFSPDRKDFNAILDDMAKQVGQIRRDRKNAKVAIYFAGGDEIVPILKGASKRPELAAVPWYGCDGTAMFDPIAKDPESAAFAMKVRLASPRYGEGGANVYALIEKRIQEKADTFPDTQSVAAYDAAWAVFFTAQAAGGAGDFARFKQMLPQICERMYGVTGWLALNEHGDRREDWDFDFWVLKHDDGKYFWEKAARYQFEPGTAKELFISSGKK, from the coding sequence ATGAAGGGGCATGGGAACGGCTGGCAGTGGCGAAGTGGCATCCGGAGCGGACGCGTGGCGGCGGCCTTGTGCCTGATGATCGGGCTGGCGGCGCTGGCCGGCCCGGCCATGGCCCAGAAGGGGACGAGCCTGGCCTTCGGGGCGCTTTTGCCCCTGACCGGGCCCCTGGCCGAGCGGGGCAAGACGGCCAAGGCCGCCCTGGACATGGCCCAGGCCGACATCAACGCCTATCTGGCCGCAAGCGGCGGCGGCCAGGCGGCCTTTGCCGTGGAAAACACGGCCGGCAATCCGGCCCAGGCCGTGGAAAAGCTGAAGGCCCTGGCCGGTCGCGGCATCCGGGTGGTCATCGGCCCGGCCTCGGACGACGAGGCCGAAGCCTGTCTGGAATTTGCCGACAAAAACAACATCGTGCTCGTCAGCCCGTCGAGCGCGGGGCCGTTTTTGTCCAAAAAGGGCGACAACCTGTTTCGCCTGTCCCCGTCCAACACCTACCAGGCCGAGGCCGTCACAAGCCTCATGCGCCAGGAGGGGGTGACGGTCATCCTGCCGCTGTGGAACGGCGACCGCTACGGCGACGACCTGACCGTGCACGTCAAGGCCCGGTTCAAGCAGCTGGGCGGCGAATCCCTGCCCGGGGCCCGCTTCTCGCCCGACCGCAAGGACTTCAACGCCATCCTCGACGACATGGCCAAGCAGGTGGGGCAGATCCGCCGCGACCGCAAAAACGCCAAGGTGGCCATCTATTTCGCCGGCGGCGACGAGATCGTGCCCATCCTCAAAGGGGCCTCCAAGCGGCCGGAACTGGCGGCCGTGCCCTGGTACGGCTGCGACGGCACGGCCATGTTCGACCCCATCGCCAAGGACCCGGAAAGCGCGGCCTTCGCCATGAAGGTCCGGCTGGCCAGCCCCCGCTACGGCGAGGGCGGGGCCAACGTCTACGCCCTGATCGAGAAGCGCATCCAGGAGAAGGCCGACACCTTTCCCGACACCCAGAGCGTGGCGGCCTACGACGCGGCCTGGGCGGTCTTTTTCACGGCCCAGGCCGCGGGCGGGGCCGGGGATTTCGCCCGGTTCAAGCAGATGCTGCCCCAGATCTGCGAGCGGATGTACGGCGTGACCGGCTGGCTGGCCTTAAACGAGCACGGCGACCGCCGGGAGGACTGGGATTTCGATTTCTGGGTGCTCAAGCACGACGACGGCAAGTATTTCTGGGAAAAGGCGGCCCGCTACCAGTTCGAGCCGGGCACGGCCAAGGAGCTTTTCATCAGTTCCGGCAAGAAATGA